The Rhizobium viscosum genomic sequence GCTGCCAAGTTCGGCCGCAAGCGCGTGCTGCTGGCGGCGATCGTCGGCTTCGTCGTCGCCTCCGTGCTCTGCGGTCTGGCGCAGTCACTGCCGCAGATCGTTGCCTTCCGCCTGCTGCAGGGCCTGTTCGGGGCCTCGCTGGTTCCGCTTTCCCAGGGCATCCTCCTCGACATCTATTCCGTCGAGGAGCGCGGCTCGGCCATGGCCCTATTCGGCGTCTCGGTCATGGTCGGGCCGGTTCTGGGTCCTGTCATCGGGGGCTGGCTGACCGACAATATCAGCTGGCGCTGGGTCTTTTACATCAACATTCCGATCGGCGCGCTCGCCTTTGCCGGCATCGTCATATTCGTCTCGGAGACGAAGAGGGATGCGTTTGCCAAGCTCGACTGGTTCGGCTTCGGGATGATGAGCCTGTTCATCGCCGCGCTTCAGCTTTTCCTCGACCGAGGCGAGCAGCTCGACTGGTTTTCCTCCGGCGAGATCATGATCGAAGCGATCGTCTGCGCCGCGGCCTTCTATCTGCTCCTAGTGCATACGCTGACGGCGGAGAAATCCTTCGTCAATCCGCGGCTGTTCCTCGACCAGAATTTCACCGTCAGCATGATCTTCATCTTCGTGATCGGCATCACCTATCTCGCCTCGCTGGCGTTGATGACGCCGTATCTGCAGACGTTAATGGGCTATCCGGTCGTCACGGCTGGTATCGTCATGGGGCCACGCGGGCTCGGCACCATGCTCTGCATGTTCATTGTCGGCCGGTTGATCGGCAAGGTGGATACGCGCTGGCTGCTGTTGCTCGGCCTTGGTCTGACGGCCTGGGCAATGTATGACATGACCGGCTGGACGCCTGACGTTTCGCAGTGGACGATCGTGTCGGTCGGCTTCATCCAGGGCGCCGGTCTCGGCTTCCTGTTCGTGCCGCTGACGACGATCGCCTTTGCGACGCTGCCGGCGCAGATGCGCGGCGACGGGACCGGCCTCTACAACCTGTCGCGTAATATCGGGTCCTCTGTTGGCATCTCGATCGTCTCGGCGCTGATCGTCGAGAACACGCAGAGCAATCACGAGTCGATTGCAGCCTATGTGACGCCGTTCAACCA encodes the following:
- a CDS encoding DHA2 family efflux MFS transporter permease subunit — protein: MSNAPASPATPVANRGAITACVILAVIMQALDTTIANVALPYIQGSVSASADQINWVLTSYIVAAAIMTPPSGFLAAKFGRKRVLLAAIVGFVVASVLCGLAQSLPQIVAFRLLQGLFGASLVPLSQGILLDIYSVEERGSAMALFGVSVMVGPVLGPVIGGWLTDNISWRWVFYINIPIGALAFAGIVIFVSETKRDAFAKLDWFGFGMMSLFIAALQLFLDRGEQLDWFSSGEIMIEAIVCAAAFYLLLVHTLTAEKSFVNPRLFLDQNFTVSMIFIFVIGITYLASLALMTPYLQTLMGYPVVTAGIVMGPRGLGTMLCMFIVGRLIGKVDTRWLLLLGLGLTAWAMYDMTGWTPDVSQWTIVSVGFIQGAGLGFLFVPLTTIAFATLPAQMRGDGTGLYNLSRNIGSSVGISIVSALIVENTQSNHESIAAYVTPFNHAFNATAAQGLSPLTAVGRAALNDVITLQSTIIAYMDDFKLLMLMSLAVMPLVLLLRKPKAAPAMDHSAVME